One window from the genome of Hoplias malabaricus isolate fHopMal1 chromosome X2, fHopMal1.hap1, whole genome shotgun sequence encodes:
- the LOC136677424 gene encoding uncharacterized protein, with product MMMNLLLAVLQVLVTVSVTSSLQDPDAGDSTWSLSEPYQDVPVLQFPESSVELKRRKREWAIPPINIPENVRGPFPKQIAQIKSSKAKDVKITYSITGGGADRPPVGLFTINRNTGWLYVTKPLDREVRDKYWLQVHTEAAEGEGEAPMKVVVNVIDMNDNKPVFTQDTFRGFVPEAATLGFEFMKVTATDADEPNSDNADIRYSIISQTPTEPHPKMFDINPVTGGIRVAANGLDIEKHPKYTLEIQAADMQGHGLKTTGNAVITLAGKNNHAPQFENTSYTVSVPEIALGAVVVKLRVKDEDEPQTPAWTARFRIINGTSDGLFSVSTGPCKQEGIITTAKPLDFEQEKQHTLLVIVKNDIPFSQPLPTSTATVTVNVQNVVEPEEKCKFQSKQSKSYEVCGVENVKKAIVYPSEHSAPTLSNERNVTLHIPGDGLEIAGSMTLMCSAFRHNFLENCRCRPCMDELEDSGMSEFLMLKDKFSEVLVTVSVTSPLQDPDAGDSTWSLSEPYQDVPVLQFPESSVELKRRKRWSIPPITIPENDRGPFPKQIVHVNSDKSKDVKITYSITGEGADLPPVGLFTINRNTGWLYVTKALDREAKDKYVLQVHAVAAEGVGESPLEIIVNVIDMNDDKPVFTQDTFHGFVPEAATLGFEFMKVTATDADDPNTDNAEIRYSIISQNPAMPQSHMFAINPVTGAIRVVAKGLDREKYPKYTLEIQAADMKGHGLRTPGKAVITVAGNNNHAPQFENSSYTASVPEIALGAVVVKLRVKDEDEPQTPAWTAKFRILNGTSDGLFSVSTGPSKHEGIITTAKPLDFEQEKQHTLLVIVENDIPFSKPLPTSTATVTVNVLNVVEPGEKYKYGLEIAGSMTLTHCAFRHDFLENLQFSRKTCSCSRECSFSPEIFRYSDNSVRAGGVLKEVILRVRVAVFFVAGPEALSEVSFMLWVLVTVSVTSPLQDPDAGDSTWSLSEPYQDVPVLQLPESSVGEKRRKRGCILIPPIYIPENDKGPFPKQIVQMKSSKAKDVKITYSITGEGADLPPVGLFTINRNTGWFYVTKTLDREVKDKYELQVHAVAAEGEVEHPLPDLVVVFDMNDNEPVFTQDTFHGFVPEAATLGFEFMKVTATDADDPRTDNADIRYSIISQTPTEPHLKMFDINPVTGGIRVAAKGLDREKHPKYTLEIQAADMQGHGLTATGKAVITLTDINDNAPQFENTSYTASVPEIALGAVVVKLRVKDEDEPQTPAWTAKFRILNGKSDGLFSVSTGPSKQEGIITTAKPLDFEQEKQHTLLVIVENDIPFSKPLPTSTATVTVNVVNIVEPEEKCTCEA from the exons ATGATGATGAATCTCCTCCTAGCTGTGCTCCAG GTCTTGGTCACAGTGAGTGTGACGTCATCGTTGCAGGATCCTGACGCTGGAGACTCAACATGGTCACTTTCTG AGCCCTACCAAGACGTTCCAGTTCTGCAGTTTCCAGAGTCTTCTGTGGAGttgaagaggagaaagagagagtgggcgATTCCACCAATCAACATCCCAGAGAACGTCAGAGGACCTTTCCCCAAACAGATAGCTCAA atCAAGTCCTCTAAGGCTAAAGATGTTAAGATCACATACAGCATCACTGGAGGAGGAGCAGACCGGCCCCCAGTGGGACTTTTCACCATAAACAGAAACACTGGCTGGCTCTACGTCACAAAGCCTCTAGACAGAGAGGTCAGAGATAAATACTGG CTTCAAGTCCACACTGAGGCAGCAGAAGGTGAAGGGGAAGCTCCTATGAAGGTTGTTGTCAATGTGATTGATATGAACGACAATAAACCTGTCTTCACTCAAGACACTTTCCGTGGCTTTGTTCCAGAAGCTGCAACACTAG GATTTGAGTTCATGAAGGTGACAGCCACTGATGCAGACGAACCCAACAGTGACAATGCTGATATCAGATACTCCATCATCAGTCAGACGCCAACAGAGCCACATCCAAAAATGTTCGACATTAATCCTGTGACTGGAGGCATTCGAGTGGCCGCTAACGGACTGGACATAGAG AAACATCCTAAATACACCTTGGAGATTCAGGCCGCAGACATGCAGGGCCATGGCCTCAAAACCACTGGAAACGCTGTTATTACTCTGGCTGGCAAAAACAACCACGCACCTCAGTTTGAAAACACCTcg TACACTGTCTCAGTGCCAGAGATTGCACTAGGAGCAGTGGTGGTGAAGCTGCGAGTGAAGGACGAAGATGAACCTCAAACACCTGCCTGGACAGCCAGGTTCCGCATTATTAACGGAACAAGTGATGGACTTTTCAGTGTCAGCACTGGACCTTGCAAACAGGAGGGGATCATCACCACTGCTAAG ccactGGACTTTGAGCAGGAGAAGCAGCACACTCTGCTGGTGATTGTGAAGAATGACATTCCTTTTAGCCAACCTCTGCCCACTTCCACCGCCACCGTCACTGTGAATGTTCAGAACGTAGTGGAGCCAgaggaaaaatgtaaat TTCAGTCAAAGCAGAGTAAAAGCTATGAGGTCTGTGGAGTGGAAAATGTGA aaaaggctatagtttatcccagcgagcattcagcaccaacccTGAGCAATGAAAGGAATGTGACCTTACATATCCctggagatggactggagatagctgggagtaTGACGCTGATGTGCAGTGCTTTCCGGCAcaacttcctggagaattgcagatgCAGGCCTTGTA TGGATGAGTTGGAGGACAGTGGTATGTCAGAATTCCTGATGTTGAAAGACAAGTTCTCTGAA GTCTTGGTCACAGTGAGTGTGACATCACCGTTGCAGGATCCTGACGCTGGAGACTCAACATGGTCACTTTCTG AGCCCTACCAAGACGTTCCAGTTCTGCAGTTTCCAGAGTCTTCTGTGGAGttgaagaggagaaagagatggagtATTCCACCAATAACCATCCCAGAGAACGACAGAGGACCTTTCCCCAAACAGATAGTGCAT GTCAATTCTGATAAGTCTAAAGATGTTAAGATCACATACAGCATCACTGGAGAAGGAGCAGACCTGCCCCCAGTGGGACTTTTCACCATAAACAGAAACACTGGCTGGCTTTATGTCACCAAGGCTCTAGACCGAGAGGCCAAAGATAAATATGTG CTTCAAGTCCACGCTGTGGCAGCAGAAGGAGTAGGGGAATCTCCCCTGGAGATTATTGTTAATGTGATTGATATGAACGACGATAAACCTGTCTTCACCCAAGACACTTTCCATGGCTTTGTTCCAGAAGCTGCAACACTAG GATTTGAGTTCATGAAGGTCACAGCCACTGATGCAGACGACCCCAACACTGACAATGCTGAAATCAGATACTCCATCATCAGTCAGAATCCAGCAATGCCACAGTCACACATGTTCGCCATTAATCCTGTGACTGGAGCCATTCGAGTGGTCGCTAAAGGACTGGACAGAGAG AAATATCCTAAATACACCTTGGAGATTCAGGCCGCAGACATGAAGGGCCATGGCCTCAGAACCCCTGGAAAAGCTGTGATTACTGTAGCTGGCAACAACAACCACGCACCTCAGTTTGAAAACTCCTCg TACACTGCCTCAGTGCCAGAGATTGCACTAGGAGCAGTGGTGGTGAAGCTGCGAGTGAAGGATGAAGATGAACCTCAAACACCTGCCTGGACAGCCAAGTTCCGCATTCTTAACGGAACAAGTGATGGACTTTTCAGTGTCAGCACTGGACCTAGCAAACATGAGGGGATCATCACCACTGCTAAG cCACTGGACTTTGAGCAGGAGAAGCAGCACACTCTGCTGGTGATTGTGGAGAATGACATTCCTTTTAGCAAACCACTGCCCACTTCCACCGCCACGGTCACTGTGAATGTTCTGAATGTAGTGGAGCCAggtgaaaaatataaat ATGGACTTGAGATAGCTGGGAGTATGACGCTGACGCACTGTGCtttccggcacgacttcctggagaatctgcaattctccaggaagacTTGTAGTTGCAGCCGCGAGTGTTCCTTTTCTCCCGAGATTTTCAGATACAGTGACAACTCCGTcagagctggtggtgttctgaag gaggtcattctgagggtgcgtgtggcCGTCTTTTTCGTCGCTGGTCCGGAAGCTCTGTCAgaggtctccttcatgctctgg GTCTTAGTCACAGTGAGTGTGACGTCACCGTTGCAGGATCCTGACGCTGGAGACTCAACATGGTCACTTTCTG AGCCCTACCAAGACGTTCCAGTTCTGCAGCTTCCCGAGTCTTCTGTGGgggagaagaggagaaagagagggtgtATACTTATTCCACCAATATACATCCCAGAGAACGACAAAGGACCTTTCCCCAAACAGATAGTGCAA ATGAAGTCCTCTAAGGCTAAAGATGTTAAGATCACATACAGCATCACTGGAGAAGGAGCAGACCTGCCCCCAGTGGGACTTTTCACCATAAACAGAAACACTGGCTGGTTCTATGTCACCAAGACTCTAGACCGAGAGGTCAAAGATAAATATGAG cttcAAGTCCACGCTGTGGCTGCAGAAGGAGAAGTGGAACATCCCTTACCTGATCTTGTCGTTGTGTTTGATATGAATGATAATGAACCAGTCTTCACCCAAGACACTTTCCATGGCTTTGTTCCAGAAGCTGCAACACTAG GATTTGAGTTCATGAAGGTCACAGCCACTGATGCAGACGACCCCAGAACTGACAATGCTGATATCAGATACTCCATCATCAGTCAGACGCCAACAGAGCCACATCTAAAAATGTTCGACATTAATCCTGTGACTGGAGGCATTCGAGTGGCCGCTAAAGGACTGGACAGAGAG AAACATCCTAAATACACCTTGGAGATTCAGGCCGCAGACATGCAGGGCCATGGCCTCACAGCCACTGGAAAAGCTGTTATTACTCTCACTGACATCAATGACAACGCACCCCAGTTTGAAAACACCTCg TACACTGCCTCAGTGCCAGAGATTGCACTAGGAGCAGTGGTGGTGAAGCTGCGAGTGAAGGACGAAGATGAACCTCAAACACCTGCCTGGACAGCCAAGTTCCGCATTCTTAACGGAAAAAGTGATGGACTTTTCAGTGTCAGCACTGGACCTAGCAAACAGGAGGGGATCATCACCACTGCTAAG ccactGGACTTTGAGCAGGAGAAGCAGCACACTCTGCTGGTGATTGTGGAGAATGACATTCCTTTTAGCAAACCTCTGCCCACTTCCACCGCCACCGTCACTGTGAATGTTGTGAACATAGTGGAGCCAGAGGAAAAGTGTACATGTGAAGCTTAA